One stretch of Maylandia zebra isolate NMK-2024a linkage group LG13, Mzebra_GT3a, whole genome shotgun sequence DNA includes these proteins:
- the LOC101483397 gene encoding spastin has product MSTKTNASKPKDSAEVIKNIHKQAFEYISKALKIDEDDTGEKKEAVQWYKKGISELERGIAIELTGQGEQYDRAKRLQDKMVTNLTMAKDRLTLLETTLASKRRNDPQGTSRHALPQPKSVPKSQPAGVSTTIRPSTPVRPSLRLTDAKTTARVGKTQNGRPAAVKQPPKRDMKNFKNVDSKLANLIMNEIVESGATVSFDDIAGQDLAKQALQEIVILPALRPELFTGLRAPARGLLLFGPPGNGKTMLAKAVAAESNATFFNISAASLTSKYVGEGEKLVRALFAVARELQPSVIFIDEVDSLLCERREGEHDASRRLKTEFLIEFDGVQSGKDDRVLVMGATNRPQELDEAILRRFAKRVYVTLPDEKTRFTLLKNLLGKHGSPLSQNELSCLAKVTAGYSGSDLTALARDAALGPIRELGPDQVRNMAAAEVRNIKKKDFEDSLKRIKPTVSPATLNMYTKWNKDFGDTSAI; this is encoded by the exons ATGTCGACCAAAACAAACGCAAGTAAGCCCAAAGACAGCGCTGAAGTTATAAAAAACATCCACAAGCAGGCGTTTGAGTATATATCCAAGGCACTGAAGATCGACGAGGACGACACAG GTGAGAAGAAGGAGGCTGTGCAGTGGTACAAGAAAGGGATTTCTGAGCTTGAAAGGGGTATTGCAATAGAGCTCACTGGGCAAG GAGAGCAGTATGACCGAGCAAAGAGACTCCAGGATAAAATGGTCACCAACCTCACCATGGCAAAAGACAGGCTTACCCTTTTAG AGACGACACTAGCCTCTAAAAGGAGAAATGACCCCCAAGGGACATCACGTCATGCTCTTCCACAGCCAAAGTCAGTTCCTAAAAGTCAACCCGCAGGTGTTTCCACCACCATCAGACCCTCCACTCCTGTAAGACCTTCATTAAGACTAACTGATGCAAag ACAACCGCTCGGGTGGGAAAAACTCAGAATGGAAGACCGGCAGCTGTGAAACAACCCCCGAAGAGGGATATGAAAAACTTCAAGAATGTGGATAGTAAACTGGCCAACTTAATTATGAATGAAATTGTAGAAAG TGGAGCGACTGTGTCATTTGATGACATCGCAGGGCAGGATCTGGCAAAGCAAGCACTTCAAGAAATTGTCATCCTTCCTGCCTTAAGACCTGAG cTCTTTACTGGTCTGAGAGCTCCTGCACGTGGCTTGCTTTTATTTGGCCCACCAGGAAATGGGAAGACCATGCTC GCCAAAGCAGTTGCTGCAGAGTCTAATGCAACATTCTTCAACATCAGTGCTGCTAGTTTGACCTCCAAATAT GTGGGAGAAGGCGAGAAGCTTGTACGAGCACTCTTTGCGGTTGCAAGAGAGTTACAGCCCTCAGTAATCTTCATCG ATGAAGTGGACAGCTTGCTCTGTgaaaggagggagggggagCACGACGCCTCTCGCCGTTTAAAAACTGAGTTCCTCATTGAGTTTGACGGG GTGCAGTCAGGAAAGGATGACAGGGTACTTGTAATGGGAGCAACTAACAGGCCCCAGGAGCTCGATGAAGCAATATTAAG GCGCTTTGCAAAAAGAGTATATGTGACCTTACCCGATGAGAAG ACAAGATTTACGCTGCTGAAAAATCTTTTGGGAAAGCACGGGAGTCCACTGAGCCAAAACGAACTGTCCTGTCTTGCAAA AGTGACTGCAGGATATTCAGGGAGCGATTTGACAGCATTAGCCAGAGATGCTGCACTTGGCCCAATACGAG AGTTGGGACCAGACCAAGTCCGTAATATGGCTGCTGCTGAG GTGCGCAACATTAAGAAGAAAGACTTTGAGGATTCTCTGAAGCGAATCAAACCAACTGTTAGTCCAGCAACTCTTAATATGTACACAAAATGGAACAAAGATTTTGGTGATACATCAGCAATTTAA